One genomic region from Desulfobaccales bacterium encodes:
- a CDS encoding GSU2403 family nucleotidyltransferase fold protein: MVIEQIWEESRDYYLDYQKRLIGELLISPVGSIKRRKSWGGWFLYLHKRKGQGFEDVYLGSESDPSVKKIAEKIKNRQRLIRELRSAKSALKLLRANRMSRELKDFTGPLRKLLIAMEGFGFFEAGIELIGSYCFKVYQNHFGVEWFPLRTLDIDFAIPIPYKGPSVDLEAVLKELGFRQEFCADGTIIYEGDGLKIEFLQPRKGSGTEGRFPELKALSTVPIPLPYLDILLNNKVEVSLRDIGRIALPSMPAFTLHKLLIASLPERKEKREKDYHQVCAVAKKIITDGNLIDEVHKIFADMPQSWRKKIGDSARILPELVENCHVDFSTLLPDRK, from the coding sequence ATGGTCATTGAGCAGATCTGGGAAGAGAGTCGGGACTATTACCTCGACTATCAAAAAAGACTCATAGGGGAACTGTTGATTTCTCCGGTGGGGTCGATTAAGCGCAGAAAAAGTTGGGGAGGTTGGTTCTTATACCTGCATAAAAGAAAAGGGCAAGGATTTGAGGATGTTTATCTGGGCAGTGAAAGCGACCCGTCAGTAAAAAAGATCGCTGAGAAAATTAAAAATCGTCAAAGATTGATCCGCGAATTACGCTCTGCCAAAAGCGCCTTAAAACTTTTGAGGGCTAATAGAATGTCTCGAGAACTGAAAGATTTCACCGGACCCCTTAGGAAGCTTCTCATAGCAATGGAGGGGTTTGGCTTTTTTGAGGCTGGCATTGAACTTATCGGCAGCTATTGTTTTAAAGTCTATCAAAATCATTTTGGGGTTGAATGGTTTCCTTTACGTACCCTGGATATCGACTTCGCTATACCGATACCCTATAAAGGACCATCTGTGGATTTGGAAGCCGTGCTCAAGGAACTTGGTTTCAGACAGGAATTTTGCGCTGATGGTACCATTATTTATGAAGGTGATGGGCTCAAGATAGAATTTTTACAACCGAGAAAAGGCAGTGGCACAGAAGGGCGATTCCCGGAACTCAAAGCATTATCTACGGTTCCAATACCGCTACCTTATCTTGATATACTGCTTAATAATAAAGTGGAAGTCTCGTTGAGAGACATCGGGCGCATAGCGTTACCATCTATGCCCGCCTTTACTTTGCATAAACTCTTGATCGCTTCTCTTCCTGAAAGAAAAGAAAAACGGGAAAAAGACTATCATCAGGTCTGCGCTGTGGCGAAAAAAATAATCACAGATGGAAATTTAATCGATGAGGTTCATAAAATCTTCGCTGATATGCCGCAAAGTTGGCGCAAAAAAATCGGTGATTCGGCTCGAATTCTGCCAGAGCTTGTTGAAAATTGTCACGTCGATTTTTCGACATTACTACCAGACCGAAAATAA
- a CDS encoding YkgJ family cysteine cluster protein: MVDLNMRVVEPRKLTPESRFKFRCHPGVSCFTECCGKTTIILTPYDILRLKNRLNLKAADFLAKYTRTEAHDKSGLPMVIMDMPRFEDRCPFVKPVAGCSVYSDRPATCRYYPVGQGSLITEEGLDEFYFFVREEHCRGYDEDVEWTVASWRQDQGVDQYDEMNREWKIMMLRRAENGGPVTDERGNRLFAMVLYDLDQFRNFVFKSRFLNVFSVDDEVREKIWDDDEELLKFGYQYIKMALKIADAETLELLQPVGPGPGSTTMTF; encoded by the coding sequence ATGGTAGATTTGAACATGCGGGTGGTGGAGCCTCGGAAACTGACCCCGGAGAGCCGCTTCAAGTTCCGGTGTCATCCCGGGGTGTCCTGCTTCACCGAGTGCTGTGGCAAGACCACCATCATCCTTACCCCCTATGATATCCTCCGCCTGAAAAACCGCCTCAATTTGAAGGCCGCGGACTTCCTGGCAAAATATACCCGGACGGAAGCCCATGACAAATCGGGCCTTCCCATGGTCATCATGGATATGCCCCGGTTCGAGGACCGCTGCCCCTTCGTTAAGCCCGTCGCCGGTTGCTCGGTCTATAGCGACCGCCCGGCCACCTGCCGCTATTATCCGGTCGGCCAGGGCTCCCTCATCACCGAAGAAGGCCTGGATGAATTTTATTTCTTCGTGCGGGAAGAACACTGCCGCGGGTATGATGAGGATGTGGAATGGACCGTCGCCTCCTGGCGGCAAGACCAGGGCGTGGACCAGTATGACGAAATGAATCGGGAATGGAAGATCATGATGCTGCGCCGGGCCGAAAATGGCGGGCCGGTCACCGACGAGCGGGGCAACCGGCTCTTCGCCATGGTCCTGTATGATCTGGACCAGTTCCGGAACTTCGTCTTCAAGAGCCGCTTCCTAAACGTCTTCAGTGTGGACGATGAGGTCCGGGAGAAGATCTGGGACGATGACGAGGAACTCCTGAAGTTCGGCTATCAGTACATCAAAATGGCACTGAAGATTGCGGATGCGGAAACCTTGGAGTTGCTCCAGCCTGTTGGCCCCGGCCCCGGCTCCACGACCATGACCTTCTAA
- a CDS encoding CoA-binding protein, translated as MTTTSETQASAAEITEILDNHRVVAVVGLSSDPNRPSFQVAHYLQAHGYRIVPVNPGCREILGEKCYASLRDIPFPVEVVDIFRKVDAIPGIVDEAIAVGAKVIWMQQGLEEAASALKARQAGLNVVMDRCLKIEHHQRHQHA; from the coding sequence ATGACCACAACCTCTGAGACTCAGGCCAGCGCCGCGGAAATCACCGAGATTCTGGATAATCACCGGGTGGTGGCGGTGGTGGGGTTGTCCTCCGACCCCAACCGGCCCAGCTTTCAAGTAGCCCACTATTTGCAGGCGCACGGCTACCGCATTGTGCCGGTCAATCCGGGCTGCCGGGAGATTTTGGGTGAAAAGTGTTACGCCAGCCTCCGGGATATTCCTTTCCCGGTGGAAGTCGTGGACATTTTCCGCAAAGTGGATGCCATCCCCGGGATCGTCGATGAAGCCATTGCGGTGGGTGCCAAGGTAATATGGATGCAGCAGGGTCTGGAAGAGGCCGCCTCGGCCCTCAAGGCCAGGCAGGCGGGCCTGAACGTGGTCATGGACCGTTGCCTGAAGATCGAGCATCATCAGCGCCATCAGCATGCATAA
- a CDS encoding 4-fold beta flower protein, translated as MEITLFNKNGKPVSYIADDGETIYLWDGRPVAYLSEDKVYGWQGRQLGWFHNGTVFDIYGLRAGFIKSKSPIATEMEPLKSQKQFKPARGKKQSQVIKPILCYGYSNNNLEDLLEAESPH; from the coding sequence ATGGAAATTACCCTGTTCAACAAGAATGGCAAGCCGGTCTCCTACATCGCCGATGACGGTGAGACCATCTACCTGTGGGATGGCCGCCCGGTGGCGTATCTCTCCGAGGACAAGGTCTACGGCTGGCAAGGCCGGCAATTGGGCTGGTTTCATAACGGCACCGTCTTCGACATCTATGGCCTGCGCGCCGGTTTTATCAAGAGCAAATCCCCCATAGCCACGGAAATGGAACCGCTCAAGTCCCAGAAGCAATTCAAACCGGCCAGGGGGAAAAAACAATCGCAGGTGATCAAACCGATTTTGTGCTACGGTTACTCCAATAATAACCTGGAAGATCTCCTGGAAGCGGAGAGCCCGCACTAA
- a CDS encoding magnesium chelatase domain-containing protein, which yields MLARVKSGALLGVDAYIVDVEVDLAPGLPAFTTVGLAETAVKESKDRVRAAVKNSGYKFPDNRVTINLI from the coding sequence ATGCTTGCCAGGGTGAAAAGCGGGGCCCTGTTGGGGGTGGATGCCTACATCGTCGATGTGGAGGTGGACCTAGCCCCGGGCCTGCCCGCCTTTACCACCGTGGGCTTGGCCGAAACCGCAGTCAAAGAAAGTAAAGATCGGGTCAGGGCCGCGGTGAAAAACTCCGGCTATAAGTTCCCCGATAACCGCGTTACTATAAACCTAATCTAA
- a CDS encoding zinc ribbon domain-containing protein → MLLIIWILFGIGAAIAASNKGRSVFGWFLLGILLGPFGLLFALLISSNKDEIPPVIIAHELPPIPYSPEPEDETKVCPQCAETIKKAAKKCRYCGETFSFDQGKQEIEPKKEIKFDFTRRGS, encoded by the coding sequence ATGCTCCTGATTATTTGGATTCTCTTTGGTATCGGGGCGGCTATTGCAGCCTCCAACAAGGGCCGCAGCGTATTTGGCTGGTTTTTGCTCGGGATTCTCTTGGGTCCTTTTGGACTTCTCTTTGCACTTCTTATTTCTTCTAACAAAGATGAGATACCTCCAGTCATAATAGCCCATGAATTGCCCCCAATTCCCTACTCTCCTGAACCCGAAGATGAAACCAAAGTTTGCCCCCAGTGTGCGGAAACTATCAAGAAGGCTGCCAAGAAATGCCGTTATTGCGGGGAAACCTTTAGTTTTGACCAAGGGAAGCAGGAAATTGAACCAAAGAAGGAAATCAAATTCGACTTCACAAGGCGGGGGAGTTGA
- a CDS encoding major capsid protein: protein MIHISESQMERLLGMNRAISGPFEPGAYRPFIGSDGKTYVTIKDGVNRPMINSAGATYMAFEPNGKLKTVMAGPDVYATLRRDEWKQLDETVLETAHIHLVGIQDLINAGLTVNIPSLGTTEFESHTMSESMEAGVSMDPAVRTRKDRPEYGAVYTPMPLIHSDFSIGKRPLEASRKGTGSDLQVDSVAQATRVVSERLERMLFADETYKFGRGLVYSYTNHPDRTQKVLVESWLTADPGDILDDVLGMVQASLESRHYGPWTLYIPAAYTIVMDRDYVLLEQGKMLIRDRLMKVEGIKDIKAAPFLADDNILLVSMESSTVRLLHGLSPTVLQWTLNGGFTNEFAVVACMIPQIRSDHYGRSGIVHAATL, encoded by the coding sequence ATGATCCATATCAGCGAAAGTCAGATGGAGCGCTTGCTTGGCATGAACCGGGCAATCAGCGGCCCGTTTGAGCCGGGGGCATATCGCCCGTTCATCGGCAGTGACGGTAAAACTTACGTTACCATCAAAGACGGCGTAAACAGACCAATGATCAACTCCGCCGGTGCAACTTACATGGCCTTTGAGCCCAACGGCAAACTCAAAACTGTTATGGCTGGCCCCGATGTTTACGCAACATTGCGCCGGGACGAATGGAAGCAGTTGGATGAAACGGTTTTGGAGACCGCCCACATTCACCTTGTCGGCATTCAGGACCTCATCAATGCCGGGCTAACCGTCAACATTCCCTCCTTGGGCACCACCGAATTTGAGAGCCATACAATGAGCGAGTCGATGGAGGCCGGGGTTAGCATGGACCCTGCGGTCCGCACCAGGAAGGACAGGCCCGAATACGGGGCGGTGTACACGCCCATGCCGTTGATTCACTCGGATTTCTCCATTGGAAAGCGCCCATTGGAGGCCAGCCGCAAAGGCACCGGCTCCGACTTGCAGGTGGATTCCGTTGCCCAGGCGACCCGCGTCGTCTCCGAACGCCTGGAGAGGATGCTGTTCGCCGATGAGACCTATAAATTCGGGCGGGGCTTGGTTTACAGCTACACGAATCATCCTGACAGGACCCAAAAAGTCCTGGTTGAAAGCTGGCTTACGGCCGATCCGGGGGATATCCTGGACGATGTTCTTGGCATGGTGCAGGCCAGCCTTGAGAGCCGACATTACGGCCCCTGGACGCTCTACATCCCCGCCGCCTACACGATTGTGATGGACCGGGATTACGTTCTGTTGGAGCAGGGCAAAATGTTGATACGGGACCGTCTTATGAAGGTCGAAGGTATCAAGGACATTAAGGCAGCCCCCTTCTTGGCCGACGACAACATCTTGCTCGTCAGCATGGAATCCAGCACTGTCAGACTGCTTCACGGCCTTTCCCCCACCGTTCTACAATGGACGCTCAACGGGGGGTTCACGAATGAATTTGCGGTCGTGGCCTGCATGATCCCGCAGATCAGAAGTGATCATTACGGTCGGTCTGGCATTGTTCACGCTGCCACGTTGTAG
- a CDS encoding DUF2213 domain-containing protein translates to MEYLTVYLETPWTRQGGNFVAPCTLMVEGVHSGSHGPVFHPAHVLKANTPKWEGQPVTVDHPKQDGQYVDVNSSKAIWDKYVVGRVTKPYYDENKKAIRGTIQIPANHARAAEIIKLPGEVSVGIFSDYTETYGQHGGQEYNRCSITHEPNHLAILPDGVGACSKKAGCGLRVNSGVEILGDALAQWINNLRREARNNMENNHEHEAVYPIEVLEAEFLEQQKARKQPEQSEQDHSDEAVFPPEVV, encoded by the coding sequence ATGGAATACCTCACCGTCTATCTGGAAACCCCGTGGACCCGCCAAGGGGGCAACTTCGTAGCCCCTTGCACATTGATGGTGGAGGGAGTTCACTCGGGGAGCCATGGGCCGGTCTTCCACCCCGCCCACGTTCTCAAGGCCAACACCCCGAAGTGGGAAGGCCAGCCCGTGACCGTTGATCATCCCAAGCAAGACGGCCAATACGTTGACGTCAACAGCTCAAAGGCGATCTGGGATAAATATGTCGTCGGCCGGGTGACCAAGCCATATTACGATGAGAACAAGAAGGCCATTAGGGGCACGATCCAGATTCCTGCGAACCATGCCAGGGCGGCGGAGATCATAAAGCTCCCCGGCGAGGTCAGCGTCGGGATTTTCTCCGATTACACCGAAACATACGGCCAGCATGGCGGCCAGGAGTACAATCGCTGTTCCATCACCCACGAACCAAACCATTTGGCCATCTTACCTGATGGGGTTGGCGCATGTTCAAAAAAAGCAGGGTGCGGCCTAAGAGTGAACAGCGGCGTGGAGATACTTGGAGACGCCCTTGCACAATGGATCAACAATTTACGAAGAGAGGCGAGAAACAACATGGAAAACAACCACGAACATGAGGCCGTTTATCCAATCGAAGTCCTTGAAGCCGAGTTCCTCGAACAGCAAAAGGCCCGCAAGCAGCCGGAACAGTCAGAGCAGGACCACTCTGACGAGGCCGTCTTTCCCCCGGAGGTGGTGTGA